The region TCGGAGAAGATGATCTTCGCACCGCAGCCAAGAAAGTGGCAGAAGCCATTAAGTAAGGAATATAAGGTTAACTTAAAGTAGATATGGCAGTATTAGTAGATAGCAATACAAAAGTAGTGGTTCAAGGGATTACCGGAAAAGAAGGATCCTTCCACGCTACTCAAATGATCGAATACGGAACCAATGTAGTTGGAGGAGTAACTCCAGGCAAAGGCGGACAAAAAGTAGAATTGGCCGGCAAAAATGTTCCTGTATTCAATAGCTTAAAAGACGCAATCGTGAAAGAGGGAGCAAATGCTTCCATCATATTCGTTCCGCCTCCATTCGCAGCGGATGCAATCTTAGAAGGTATCTTCAACGAGATCCCTCTTGTTGTTTGTATCACAGAAGGAATTCCTACGCACGACATGCTCAAGGTGTACAGCGCACTTCGTAATTCTAAAACAAGATTGGTAGGACCGAATTGCCCAGGAGTGATCTCCCCTAAATACAAAGTTAAAATGGGGATCATGCCAGGATTCATTCACCAAGCGGGGAATGTCGGAATCGTATCCCGTTCTGGAACCCTAACTTATGAATCAGTGGCTCAGTTGACCCAACACGGACTCGGACAATCCACCGTGATCGGGATCGGAGGAGACCCAGTTCCAGGAATGAATCATACGGAAGCTGTTCGCCTTCTGAACGAAGACCCTGAGACTACTGGAATCGTAATGATCGGAGAGATCGGCGGAACTTCTGAGGAAGAAGCTGCGGCATATATCAAAGCACACGTGAAGAAACCTGTAGTAGGATTCATCGCGGGCCAGACTGCGCCCCCAGGCAAAAGAATGGGACACGCAGGAGCTATCATCAGCGGGGGAATGGGAACTGCTTCTTCCAAGATGAAAGCTATGCAAGACGCTGGAATTTCGGTTTGCCAATCCATCGCCGAAGTCGGCGAAAAAATGAAGAAGGCCCTGGGTTAAAATCAGGGTCTAATCCGAAGGAGGTTCGGTATGAAACAGGAAAAAGGAAAACTTTCAAAAAGCAAAATGGGACGAGAAACTCTCTTCTCGATTTTGCTCTGTGCTACCCTCCTCCTCGGTTTTTCGGGTCTATCCGCTCAGGACCAAAGACCAACTGGCGGCGGTAAGATCATGAGACTTACCACAGAAGAAACCGTAAAAAGAGCCTTAGACAGTAACTTCAAACTCCAGAACCTGAGATACGAGTTGGCAAAATCCGATTCGAACTACCTCAAGTCTGAGTCCCAATACTCTTGGAGATTAGTAGCGGACGGAAGCTTTAGACAGAGTATCCTTCCATTCAACCAGAACAACGTCTTCACAGGAACGAAGATCTCCAATGATACGATCAAGGGTGGTATTGAAAAAACCATCCGAGCTACTGGAACTTATTTCAAATTAGAAGCAGGAAATACCCGCTTCGACTCGAACGCATTCGAGGACAAAAGCAATCCTCTTAGCGCAGGATTTGCAGGACTCGCACTTCCTCCGTTATATACAGGATTCATCACTGCGACTATTAGCCAGGATTTACTAAAGAACTCATTCGGCTATAAGGGAAAAAACCAAGAAAAGATCCTAGACAACCAAGCACAGATGGCAAAGAACCAAGTTTCCTTGCAAATCTCTGAAGCAATCGTTGGATCTCTCGTGGACTTTTGGGATTATTCCGTAAAACTACAATCCCTGAAGACATATCGTAAACTTCAAGAAAACGTAAAAGACATTCGTAACCTGACCATTCGCAAACAAGGTCTTGGTCTTTCAGAAGGGTTCGAGGTCAATCAATGGAACGCACTACTCGCTCAGGCAGATAGCCAATTAGAGACTGCAACAGTCCAGAAAGAAGAATCTAAAAGAAAATTGGCTCGTACTCTAAAATTAGAGAGTGATACCGATCTTTCCGAAGAGACCGACCTACTCGAAGAAATTCCAGAGAAGCCGAACTTCACTAAGGACTTAGAAGTTGCCTATAAGAAGAGAACGGATTATGTAAATGCAGTCAAAGAGAAGGAGATCGCAGAGCTTCTATTAAAGAACGCTAAGAATGATCAGTTGCCTACTCTGACTCTTTCTGGATCCGCTTCTTCCCAAGCACAGACGATCACTACTCCTGAAAAGAACTATACTGATAGCGGCGACGGAGTCACTTCCCTCAAATACAAGGACTATAACGGAAAGGTTGCCTTCTCCTATCCTCTCTTCGACAAGGGAGTGTATGCAGGACGAAGAGACTCTGAAGTTACTTTAAGACAAGCTTCTCTCAAAGAGATAGAATTGAGAAACGAAGTAAGAGACGATCTGAAAGGAAGAATTGATTCCTTAGAAGCCAGCTATAAGATCTATAAGAACTCTATCGTTACAGAAAGCGAGACCCAGAACTATTATAATGGGGTGCTTCGCAGTTTCCGCCAAGGAAGAGCAGACGCAGTCGCTGTAAAGAACGCTCTCGATACTTTAGTGAGAGACCAATTGAGCCTTACCCAAGCAAGAGTGAACTTTAATATCGATCTGATGAGATATTATATCGCTAAGAACACTCTCTTGGAAAGATTCAACTTGGATGTGGACAAACTTATTCCTACAATTGAATAAGGACTCTGATTCTCTTTGAAGCGCGGCTTTTTCCTATCCATTATCGGATTCGTATTCCTGATCGTAATTATTTGGCTTACGATCCGATTCTGGCCCAAGCCTTCCGACACAATTTACGAATATTATAGAAAAGAAAAATGGGAGAAAGTCATCGGGGCAGTTAAGAAGTTAGATCTTCCGAGTCCTGAAGACTTATTCTACGCGTCTTACTCCTTAGTTCGCCTGAACGCAGACCTAATCTCCAAAGAACCTGAAGATAGAGTTCGAATCGTAAATAGATTCAAAAAAGATTATGGAATCTCCTCAGGCAAGTCCACGGAATCCAGCGGAGAATTTCCGGTATTCGAAGATCCTTTTCTGACTCAACTGAGAGCCGGAGGAT is a window of Leptospira semungkisensis DNA encoding:
- the sucD gene encoding succinate--CoA ligase subunit alpha; this encodes MAVLVDSNTKVVVQGITGKEGSFHATQMIEYGTNVVGGVTPGKGGQKVELAGKNVPVFNSLKDAIVKEGANASIIFVPPPFAADAILEGIFNEIPLVVCITEGIPTHDMLKVYSALRNSKTRLVGPNCPGVISPKYKVKMGIMPGFIHQAGNVGIVSRSGTLTYESVAQLTQHGLGQSTVIGIGGDPVPGMNHTEAVRLLNEDPETTGIVMIGEIGGTSEEEAAAYIKAHVKKPVVGFIAGQTAPPGKRMGHAGAIISGGMGTASSKMKAMQDAGISVCQSIAEVGEKMKKALG
- a CDS encoding TolC family protein, which produces MKQEKGKLSKSKMGRETLFSILLCATLLLGFSGLSAQDQRPTGGGKIMRLTTEETVKRALDSNFKLQNLRYELAKSDSNYLKSESQYSWRLVADGSFRQSILPFNQNNVFTGTKISNDTIKGGIEKTIRATGTYFKLEAGNTRFDSNAFEDKSNPLSAGFAGLALPPLYTGFITATISQDLLKNSFGYKGKNQEKILDNQAQMAKNQVSLQISEAIVGSLVDFWDYSVKLQSLKTYRKLQENVKDIRNLTIRKQGLGLSEGFEVNQWNALLAQADSQLETATVQKEESKRKLARTLKLESDTDLSEETDLLEEIPEKPNFTKDLEVAYKKRTDYVNAVKEKEIAELLLKNAKNDQLPTLTLSGSASSQAQTITTPEKNYTDSGDGVTSLKYKDYNGKVAFSYPLFDKGVYAGRRDSEVTLRQASLKEIELRNEVRDDLKGRIDSLEASYKIYKNSIVTESETQNYYNGVLRSFRQGRADAVAVKNALDTLVRDQLSLTQARVNFNIDLMRYYIAKNTLLERFNLDVDKLIPTIE